A stretch of DNA from Spirosoma endbachense:
ACATCTCGTCCGGTTATTGTCATATTCCGTTCGGCTTCACCAAATGAGGGGCCGAGTAAAGCAATTAGCAATAGAATTAAATAACTGCTACGGAGAAAAAACTTTGGAATAACTCCCCAAGCTGAAGTATTCAACTGTCTTGCCAGCCGAAACGTACGTAAAATATACAGGCTATACAGGGCGATGAACAACCCAATTAAAAAAAAATCGGTACTTGAAAATGAATAAAGCCAATTCATGAAAAGCCATAACCAGCCTGAAAATGACTGAGTTTGTTTCCTTAAGTCGATGTAAGGGTGGGGCGAAAATAATAATTCTTAAAAGATTTTCTTCGTTACCTCTTGCTGAAAACGATGAATACCTCTATCTTTGTGTCCCAATCGTCCAGGAAATGGATGAAAGGGCTACGGAGAGATGCCTGAGTGGCCGAAAGGAACAGTTTGCTAAACTGTCGTACTGGTAACGGTACCGAGGGTTCGAATCCCTCTCTCTCCGCAGGAGCAACTTTAGTTGAAAGATTCCTCCGATGGATTCAACAACAAAAAGCTCGTTTTCGGGGTGTAGCGTAGCCCGGTATCGCGCCTGCTTTGGGAGCAGGAGGTCGTAGGTTCGAATCCTGCCACCCCGACTACATAAAAACCGCCAAATCTCTGTGATTTGGCGGTTTTTTTATGTTCCGATCGCTCGGCGATCATTTTGTGGCAGTTCTGTGGCACCAAATGGCAGAAAAACAGGGCATAAAGCCTGGCACTAAAAACGAATATCCCAACACGCTCGCCCGTCTTGTTGAATCAACCACTGAACCCTATGTAATCTTCTACGTTTGGGATGTTCAAAAAAAGAAGAAAGTGCGAAAGCGTATTTCCCTCGTCGGAGAGACAAACGCTGAGAAGCTCAAAGACGCCAAGGATATCATTAAAGAAGTCAATCGACGGTTAAAAGAGGGGTGGCACGTTGATGAGACATTGCCTGAACCAGTCGAACAAGCACCAGTACCCACCCCTAAGCTGAAAGAATTTACCTTCGAGGACGCTTGCCAGTATTATAAAGCCACCAAAAAGATTGAGCTTAAAAGCAATACCGAAGGACTCAACGATCAATACTTTCGCCATCTGCGAACCTACTTACTGAGCAAAAATCAATCTAACGTTGAGTTAAAAGATATTACGGTCAAAATGATGTTCGAATTTTTCGATCAACTCAAGGTAGGAGGCCGGTGCCGGAACAATATGCTCGGCTTTTACAAGTCGTTCTTTAAGTTCTACATTTACCGCGAGCTGATCGCCAGGAATCCCTGCTTGTCTATTATAAACGTGCGGGTTGATGCCTCTGAAGACCACAGGCCATTCAATGCAGACCAGGCTAAAGAATTTCGGAGTGCTATCCTGGCCACTGGCGATGAGCAGTTATGGTCGTTTTGCCAGTTCATCTACTTTTTATTCTTGCGCCCTGGTGAAGAACTCCGGTTGTTAAAGGTAGGCGACATCCTGAATGAGCAGGTGCGCGTTACCAGTGGCAACTCGAAAAACCGAAAAACAGGTTTCGTAAACATTCCATCGGCTCTGGAGCAATTGATTCAAAAAAAACGATTGCGCGACTATCCAGCTACTGATTACTTATTTACTGTAACAGGGTACCCCGGTCCCCAGCACGTCGGGGAGAACTATTTTTATAAGCGCCACAAAAAGATAATGCAGGATTTGGGATTGTTCGGGCATGATTATGATTTGTATAGCTGGAAACCAACCGGGGCGGTCGTGCTTTACCGGGCCACGAAAGATATCATGTTCGTACAGCGACATTGTCGGCACAGCACACCCGATCAAACGTATACATGCTTACGGAAGCAAGGGCTGGTGTTTGAAGGTCAACGAGTGACTGAATTTCCAGAGTTGTGGGAGTAATTCCATCGAAGTACTGCCAAAGCTGTATAAACCAAAACGTTTACCGCTTTACGAGCCTGTGACGAGCATGATCAACAGTGACGACGATCCCAATAATCGGCTTGATAGTTTCTGTGAAAATTTAGCTAATGAATCAAGCTTGGTATTGACAACCAGAGTTGTAGTTTGAGTATAACTAACATTGATTAGAAAAAATAAGAAAAGAGAAACTGAAAGATATTTCACGAAAAGTGTTATTATCTCATTTGTGAAATTTTTGGGCGCCTGCCAATGAAATTATTCCACCTATCATTGATAACACCATAAATGATATAAATGAAAATGATTCGGAACGGCTTGATGAAAAAAGATAATTGAAGAAAGCAATTATGACTCCTATAATCCCCGTGCACATAAAACATTTTCCAATCCACATGGCTAGACCGTCTGGATCTTTAACAGTTTTAGGGTCATATCCCGCAATAATTTTAGTAATCTTAAATTTGTACACTATAAATCCGAGACTGGACATTAATGTCCCAGCAATAAATAGTACTATTGAAGCTCCCATACCAATTTATTTTTAGGTTCCTTTATAGAAGGTATGCCGGCAGGAAGTAAATATAGCATACAGGGCTTTCTTATAAAAACGGCAAGGAGCAGTTAGCCATACCTTTGTGGTTCTCTAGACTACAAAACCATGACTGTCGCTCCCTGCTTGGCTAAACCTACAACATTTTTCCAAC
This window harbors:
- a CDS encoding tyrosine-type recombinase/integrase, producing the protein MFRSLGDHFVAVLWHQMAEKQGIKPGTKNEYPNTLARLVESTTEPYVIFYVWDVQKKKKVRKRISLVGETNAEKLKDAKDIIKEVNRRLKEGWHVDETLPEPVEQAPVPTPKLKEFTFEDACQYYKATKKIELKSNTEGLNDQYFRHLRTYLLSKNQSNVELKDITVKMMFEFFDQLKVGGRCRNNMLGFYKSFFKFYIYRELIARNPCLSIINVRVDASEDHRPFNADQAKEFRSAILATGDEQLWSFCQFIYFLFLRPGEELRLLKVGDILNEQVRVTSGNSKNRKTGFVNIPSALEQLIQKKRLRDYPATDYLFTVTGYPGPQHVGENYFYKRHKKIMQDLGLFGHDYDLYSWKPTGAVVLYRATKDIMFVQRHCRHSTPDQTYTCLRKQGLVFEGQRVTEFPELWE
- a CDS encoding DUF3784 domain-containing protein yields the protein MGASIVLFIAGTLMSSLGFIVYKFKITKIIAGYDPKTVKDPDGLAMWIGKCFMCTGIIGVIIAFFNYLFSSSRSESFSFISFMVLSMIGGIISLAGAQKFHK